TGCAGGAAAATGTTTTTCCGAATGGTACttatatcagtactattattattattgttggtgacattgtgattattacaagtgttattgaaatatttaaaaatagaaatattaaaaTAGGTATTAATGGAAATGACACTAACACCTTACATACAGAATCTGAGCTTAAAAAATAGTGGAGCACATCATTCTATGAAAGTTTTCTtctatatcattttcatctttgatagtaatggtaataaagaagGTGTTAGATTTAAGAAATGCAGCAACCTTATGCCCCCAGCACCACAACAAAATGGCAAAAAAGTCATTGAAAGCAACAGAAAATCAGACGGATTTGTAGCACATATCAAATGAGCCAATAAGATTTGCGGCTGGATATGACCATAGGCAGTGACATCCAATACAATAGAACCAATCAGATATGAGGTAGATCATTATGCGACAATAGAAGCTAGGCCTAGGAGAAGGTgattgaaattcaaatcagttccatcatGGCTAGGCAGTGTGTGACAATAACTGTTACAATTTCATTGCAAAATATCATTGACATAATGATGCAAGTTTATTATACTCGCAAAATCACTGTGTATTACCCTTGTTAGTACTATGACCAAACTTTCAGGCTCTCCCATGTATTACTGGTATTTTTTGGattcccccttaaaaaaaaaaacaattctgatATATATCATGCCCTCCCCACCAATCAGGACCAATATCATAGCTGTGCTTCGTATCCAGAGGAAATGAGTACTAGATTCATTCAAAACAATGAAACTATTGAAAACAAAGAGATGATTTCATAGGCTTCTGTCCTAAACACATCAGCTAGGCAGTGTCTTCATAGCAGGGATTGGGGGCCCACATGAAGTTGGAATTTCTGACTTTGGTGTATCAGTAATCAGCAccagagaaaaatacaaagaagtaaAAATGTCTGAGAAATGTCTATACTTCATGAACACATAATTGTCTTCTtgtatttctcattatttctttctgaaggggttggggggttggggggaggaggggtctgCTAAACCCCCTTTGACATCCACTTACAACGAACTTTAAGATCTGTGAAAGTTTTAATCAGTACACCAACTTAGAGAGTGGATCTCGTCTGTAACATACTTGTATTCCATCATAGACTGTTATGTTATGTGCTTTCTTTTATGATAGTGTTTTTCTACTCTGACTGATCATACTAGGATGCTGATATTGATCTCAGTAATGTTACTTAGCTTGAAGATCAATGCATTCAGGATGCTATACCACTGTTGGGTTGCACTTAATACTGTAGGCCTTCCATCACAGATCATGGCACGTTTCATGTGGATTTGAATTGAGCACAGCCAATATCATTACATGAAAATTCTTGTTCTGAAAGCCATTGTTAGTGTATCAGTAACATTTATCTTGACCCCAGCAACTGGAGAGGACATAAAGGATACCATGAAAACTGTGGGGTAGGAACAGGGAAAAGGATACATCCCTAAGGAAGTATGAAATTGAATCTTACTAAAAGTGCCATATTGCCCACACTGATTATTCTAGTATCAGTAGAGTGCTTGCAGTATTTACTGCTCATTTATTGTTGATTTAGTAAATTCTAAAAATCTACAATTGTTTGCCATAGGCCTCCATACCTTTAACACTGGCAAGAGGACATCAAACCTTCATCATATGTATTCTGACAATATATAGCTTGTAGATAAGTCTGGTTTAAGAAAATATCCAGCAGAAATGAAATGTTTTGTACCTTTGTCgaatttgtattatttaatttacATGATTTGATTCTTCATTTCAGCACCAAATGATGTACAGAATGAGATTAAATGTTTTGAATAAATCACATGGGATGAAAAAGGCAGCCGGGACAGCTATAAGGAGAGGCCGAGGGAAGATGTCGGTGAAATATGACGAGCTCAAAATGCTGGACTCCTTTTATGCAACTCCATCACATGTAAAACCCAAGgctagtgcatgtgtgtgtgcttatagatATGTTTGGCTtcattgttatcttattgtttgtttgttattatggttatattaTGTAGTTAGTGGTTAAGTATGGAAGTTGTGATGAATTGTCATGAAACATTTATGTAATCTCCTACATCCTTTTTTCATCCAGCTCAaactacagaaaaggaaagtcagaCAGAACTCTAGCAAGAAAAACATCGAAGCACGAAACCCCAGACCCTCAAGACAAGTATCAGCAGCTGCCTCAGAGATGGCTTCTTTGCGACACCTTcagatgatgacattgatgagaCTCTCCCTGACCGCCCCAATTCAGTTAAGGTGAGAGACAAGttgtatttctcttcctctctctctctccctccttctctctttctctctctcttcctcttcatgatTATGTTCATCTTTTCCCATTCCCCATCcatctttattttccctcccccttttatatACAACCAGTTACGTCTTTTTGCACCACTTCAGTAACCAAAAGGATATTGGCAAAATAGAAAAATATCCCAAGTTCTATAGCCACCAATTCAGTGCAATTTTCATAATTGATTTTCCAGCATAACCCCTAAAAGACAGCAATGTTCACAACTATATatgcctacttttttttttttttttttttttttttgggggggggggctaataagGACATATTAtttaaatctttctttttcctctgctttCCTTTGCTGTGGTTCATCCATATAGCTATACCAAGAACAAAAATAGCCTTTTTATATTGTCCTCTGGGATCAAACAAGAATGATACTGAAAAATTGTTGATGATGACCATAGCTGGATTCCAAGGAACTCAAAAGGCAACATGGCCAAGGTGGGATTTAGTAATAAATTGAAAAGTCTTAGAAATCATTTTTTAAACCTTATTAGACTTTTCTATTATAGTCTGTgtgatttcttctttttaactgttttttattttaatttgtctCGGTTTTACTGTCAAGTTAGACAGTAGTGAGTTGCACATCAatttgtatagtgtgtgtgtatatatatgtaaccactcTATCTTCTTTTTTGATTACTTATTTAATTACAGAAAAGAACA
The Penaeus chinensis breed Huanghai No. 1 chromosome 22, ASM1920278v2, whole genome shotgun sequence DNA segment above includes these coding regions:
- the LOC125037165 gene encoding uncharacterized protein LOC125037165 isoform X1; the protein is MRRKEVVNMTSVIGTKFSLSCFYGKEEKHQMMYRMRLNVLNKSHGMKKAAGTAIRRGRGKMSVKYDELKMLDSFYATPSHVKPKLKLQKRKVRQNSSKKNIEARNPRPSRQVSAAASEMASLRHLQMMTLMRLSLTAPIQLRKEQYQNHLCQNQFCLNTKKSALEKIAQQVNVSSCMPFLDSGWK
- the LOC125037165 gene encoding uncharacterized protein LOC125037165 isoform X2 translates to MRRKEVVNMTSVIGTKFSLSCFYGKEEKHQMMYRMRLNVLNKSHGMKKAAGTAIRRGRGKMSVKYDELKMLDSFYATPSHLKLQKRKVRQNSSKKNIEARNPRPSRQVSAAASEMASLRHLQMMTLMRLSLTAPIQLRKEQYQNHLCQNQFCLNTKKSALEKIAQQVNVSSCMPFLDSGWK
- the LOC125037165 gene encoding uncharacterized protein LOC125037165 isoform X3, which produces MRRKEVVNMTSVIGTKFSLSCFYGKEEKHQMMYRMRLNVLNKSHGMKKAAGTAIRRGRGKMSVKYDELKMLDSFYATPSHVKPKLKLQKRKVRQNSSKKNIEARNPRPSRQVSAAASEMASLRHLQMMTLMRLSLTAPIQLRTK